From Triticum urartu cultivar G1812 chromosome 2, Tu2.1, whole genome shotgun sequence, a single genomic window includes:
- the LOC125535741 gene encoding aspartyl protease family protein 2-like, producing the protein MSVLYACKLCFLLALLNSASHAVAGNVAPPTLSAGFSLPIVSNHNTAGGLGQFDANLTSIGPHIAPVGWPLYDVLVGVGSGQTRHFYKLGLDLVGNLTWMQCKPCVPEVRQEGAVFDSAESPRYKHMKPADPKCRPPYTPSGQNRCSFYTTSWNVAAHGYLGNDTFAFAGSPGAGGHNRDVDNLILGCAHTTNGFEHLSHNILAGVLSLSRHPTSFMSQLTARGLADSRFSYCLFPGQSHPNARHGFLRFGRDIPRHDHVHSMPLLFTGSGYGQSSMYYIHVFSISLNGKRLNGVKTAMFRRDPQTRRGGFVVDPGTPLTRLVRAAYDVVEAEFAANMHKQGARRLTVPVQGYRLCFGSWAHAHLPSLTVTLYEDATRLFIKPELLFMRVNHEHLCFAVVPDEEMTVLGAAQQVDTRFTFDLPGNRLYFAQEHCSADTRPTV; encoded by the coding sequence ATGTCTGTTTTATATGCTTGTAAGCTCTGCTTCCTCCTTGCTCTGCTGAATTCGGCCAGCCACGCCGTCGCCGGCAATGTGGCACCACCGACACTGAGCGCCGGATTCAGTCTGCCTATCGTGTCCAACCACAACACAGCCGGCGGGCTCGGGCAGTTTGACGCGAACCTCACGAGCATAGGTCCGCACATAGCACCCGTGGGGTGGCCCTTGTACGACGTCCTCGTCGGCGTTGGCTCTGGCCAAACCCGGCACTTTTACAAGCTTGGGCTGGACCTCGTCGGCAATCTGACGTGGATGCAGTGCAAGCCCTGCGTGCCCGAGGTTCGGCAGGAGGGCGCCGTCTTCGACTCTGCTGAGTCCCCTCGCTACAAGCACATGAAGCCCGCAGACCCCAAGTGTAGGCCCCCCTACACCCCCTCCGGCCAGAACCGGTGCAGCTTCTACACCACCTCCTGGAACGTCGCCGCGCACGGCTACCTCGGCAACGACACGTTTGCCTTCGCCGGCAGCCCCGGCGCAGGAGGACACAACAGGGACGTTGACAACCTCATCTTGGGTTGCGCACACACGACGAACGGGTTCGAGCACCTGAGCCACAACATTCTCGCCGGGGTCCTGAGCTTGAGCAGGCACCCGACGTCGTTCATGAGCCAGCTCACCGCACGCGGGCTGGCCGACTCACGGTTCTCATATTGTCTCTTCCCCGGACAGAGCCACCCCAACGCCAGGCACGGGTTCCTCCGCTTCGGCCGCGACATCCCGAGGCACGACCACGTGCACAGCATGCCGCTGCTGTTCACTGGATCGGGCTACGGCCAAAGTAGCATGTACTACATCCACGTCTTCAGCATCAGCTTGAACGGGAAAAGGCTTAACGGGGTAAAGACGGCGATGTTTAGGCGGGATCCACAAACCCGTCGCGGGGGGTTCGTCGTCGACCCCGGGACTCCCCTGACCAGGCTGGTTCGCGCGGCGTATGACGTCGTGGAGGCCGAGTTCGCGGCAAACATGCACAAGCAGGGGGCGCGCCGCTTGACGGTGCCGGTGCAGGGGTACCGCCTCTGCTTTGGCTCGTGGGCCCACGCGCACCTCCCGAGCTTGACCGTGACCCTGTACGAAGACGCGACCAGGCTTTTTATCAAGCCGGAACTGTTATTCATGAGGGTGAACCATGAGCACCTGTGCTTCGCCGTCGTGCCGGACGAGGAGATGACGGTGCTCGGCGCGGCGCAGCAGGTGGACACGCGGTTCACATTTGACCTCCCGGGGAATCGTCTCTACTTTGCCCAGGAGCATTGTAGTGCTGACACTCGCCCAACTGTCTAG
- the LOC125535743 gene encoding uncharacterized protein LOC125535743 isoform X2 has translation MACALLPAGVAAALPSPRRSAAAPKGQPNQVACTNQLHCKLPLSEPHRSWSLVGCCTCSGAQIVISGYWIGPDVEDGSGHVQAILQRIH, from the exons ATGGCGTGTGCGCTGCTGCCTGCAGGTGTGGCCGCGGCCCTACCGTCTCCTCGCCGGAGCGCCGCCGCCCCCAAG GGACAGCCGAACCAAGTCGCGTGCACGAACCAGCTTCACTGTAAGCTGCCTTTAAGTG AGCCCCACAGATCCTGGAGCCTTGTTGGCTGCTGCACATGTTCAG GTGCGCAGATAGTTATCTCTGGCTACTGGATTGGCCCCGATGTGGAAGATGGTAGTGGTCATGTTCAGGCCATTCTGCAAAGAATTCACTGA
- the LOC125535743 gene encoding uncharacterized protein LOC125535743 isoform X1, whose translation MACALLPAGVAAALPSPRRSAAAPKGQPNQVACTNQLHCKLPLSEPHRSWSLVGCCTCSGSSTGAAMSRRSADAVSFHTDVSLRNSVDAVLGAQIVISGYWIGPDVEDGSGHVQAILQRIH comes from the exons ATGGCGTGTGCGCTGCTGCCTGCAGGTGTGGCCGCGGCCCTACCGTCTCCTCGCCGGAGCGCCGCCGCCCCCAAG GGACAGCCGAACCAAGTCGCGTGCACGAACCAGCTTCACTGTAAGCTGCCTTTAAGTG AGCCCCACAGATCCTGGAGCCTTGTTGGCTGCTGCACATGTTCAGGTTCGTCGACAGGAGCAGCTATGTCAAGGAGATCTGCAGATGCTGTAAGTTTTCATACCGATGTATCTCTGAGAAACTCTGTGGATGCTGTTCTAGGTGCGCAGATAGTTATCTCTGGCTACTGGATTGGCCCCGATGTGGAAGATGGTAGTGGTCATGTTCAGGCCATTCTGCAAAGAATTCACTGA